Proteins encoded by one window of Alkalinema sp. FACHB-956:
- a CDS encoding DUF4114 domain-containing protein, producing MNKKFFTGLFVVTASLAGMTVQASSASANSVWDMPQPQILSKSQTGFNDAPFQKYVQQEGLAIQNSGQFKLDPTKLSLKYDYNVSTYFINEGAGYRNQLAFSSTGTTATQGVIFKDISCSGAGCAGSWGGNALKFGDGVRLGTIKGGSQLDFSLRADGLNRGNDAYIFGTKDAANPDKLQHVVAYAIKDTGYLLMGFEDLYGTGRSRQGKFAEVSDRDFNDTIFVVDVGKKNVDAFLGKDVPEPSVVLSLLGLTAAGALKGRRRQSEQAE from the coding sequence ATGAACAAGAAATTCTTCACCGGTTTATTCGTTGTAACGGCTTCTTTAGCAGGAATGACGGTTCAGGCGTCCTCTGCATCCGCCAATTCTGTGTGGGATATGCCTCAGCCCCAAATTCTGAGTAAGTCTCAAACAGGCTTCAACGATGCTCCGTTCCAAAAGTATGTGCAACAAGAAGGATTAGCCATTCAAAACAGCGGTCAATTTAAGCTTGATCCTACTAAACTCTCCCTGAAATACGACTACAACGTTTCCACCTATTTCATCAACGAGGGTGCAGGCTACCGGAACCAGTTGGCTTTCAGTTCCACAGGTACCACCGCCACCCAAGGCGTGATCTTCAAAGACATTTCCTGCTCGGGGGCAGGTTGTGCTGGATCTTGGGGCGGTAACGCACTGAAATTTGGGGATGGGGTCAGACTGGGTACGATCAAAGGTGGCAGTCAACTGGACTTCTCTCTACGGGCCGATGGCTTGAATCGGGGCAATGATGCCTACATCTTCGGTACCAAGGATGCGGCCAACCCAGATAAGTTGCAGCACGTCGTTGCCTACGCAATTAAGGATACAGGCTACCTGCTGATGGGCTTCGAAGATCTGTACGGAACGGGTCGGTCTAGACAGGGCAAATTTGCTGAAGTCTCTGACCGTGACTTTAATGACACTATCTTCGTCGTTGATGTGGGCAAGAAAAACGTCGATGCGTTCCTGGGTAAGGATGTTCCAGAACCTTCTGTTGTGTTGTCTCTGCTGGGGCTGACGGCTGCTGGCGCGCTGAAGGGTCGTCGTCGTCAATCCGAGCAAGCTGAATAA
- a CDS encoding TMEM165/GDT1 family protein: MHWHLLSLSFITVFLAELGDKSQLAAIALSGNAKSAKAVFFGAVAALVLASLIGVLVGEGTAQVLPTRWTKLIAAIGFAVMAVRLLFFSNNEAEVSNEPELVGQSETPLQ; the protein is encoded by the coding sequence ATGCATTGGCACTTACTCAGCCTCAGCTTTATTACCGTTTTTCTAGCAGAACTGGGCGATAAAAGCCAGCTCGCTGCGATCGCCCTGAGTGGCAATGCAAAATCCGCTAAAGCAGTCTTTTTCGGGGCTGTAGCGGCCTTGGTTCTCGCCAGTTTGATTGGCGTTTTAGTGGGGGAAGGCACCGCTCAAGTGTTGCCGACCCGTTGGACAAAGCTAATTGCTGCGATCGGGTTTGCAGTCATGGCGGTGCGACTTCTTTTCTTTAGCAATAACGAGGCCGAGGTCTCCAACGAACCCGAACTAGTGGGTCAGTCGGAAACTCCGTTGCAGTAA
- a CDS encoding YkgJ family cysteine cluster protein — MATWQCIKNCGACCQLDPNDRPDLEDYLTPEELMLYLSMVGEDGWCIHFDHTTRECSIYEKRPSFCRVTPDTFEQMFGVPADELNDFAIDCCREQIEAVYGDRSLEMLSFDRAVGI; from the coding sequence ATGGCTACCTGGCAATGCATCAAAAACTGTGGGGCGTGCTGCCAACTGGATCCTAACGATCGACCCGATCTAGAGGATTACCTCACACCAGAAGAATTGATGCTCTACCTCAGCATGGTGGGCGAAGATGGCTGGTGCATTCACTTCGACCACACCACCCGCGAATGTTCCATCTACGAGAAACGTCCTTCCTTCTGCCGCGTCACCCCAGATACCTTTGAACAGATGTTTGGCGTCCCTGCCGATGAGCTCAACGACTTCGCGATCGACTGTTGCCGAGAGCAAATTGAAGCGGTCTACGGCGATCGTAGTCTAGAGATGCTGAGCTTCGATCGGGCGGTTGGCATCTAA
- a CDS encoding inositol monophosphatase family protein yields the protein MALVQEKQIAIAAVRATAQVCQAIRVQKAMQVLGKGDASPVTVADFAAQALLCQSIASAFPQDAIVAEESASLLRQPDYAHLLQQVTMWVQGQVPSATPKKVCDWIDLGQGNVDSDSKSRFWTIDPIDGTKGFVRGDQYAIAVALIESGTVQLGILGCPALTLPGLPHGLIMSAIRGHGVETTCLQTGRTQPWTPPSQGLVRLAESVEAGHGNPDLQRQVARQAGCLESPLAMDSQAKYVAIVGGQAALYMRLPWVARPDYRENIWDHAAGSLLIEAAGGTVTDMHGKPLNFGHSPQLMDNAGIIASLGVDHDRVISALSRSSGNTQGH from the coding sequence ATGGCTCTAGTCCAGGAAAAACAGATCGCGATCGCGGCAGTGCGGGCAACAGCTCAGGTTTGTCAGGCCATTCGTGTCCAAAAAGCAATGCAGGTTCTTGGCAAAGGGGATGCTAGCCCGGTGACGGTGGCGGACTTTGCGGCCCAAGCCCTTCTCTGCCAGAGCATCGCTTCAGCGTTTCCCCAGGATGCGATCGTGGCGGAAGAATCGGCTAGCCTGCTTCGTCAACCCGACTATGCCCACCTACTTCAGCAAGTGACGATGTGGGTTCAGGGGCAAGTTCCCTCAGCAACGCCTAAAAAAGTTTGTGACTGGATCGACCTTGGCCAAGGCAACGTGGACAGCGATTCTAAGAGTCGTTTTTGGACGATCGACCCGATCGATGGAACCAAAGGGTTTGTACGCGGTGACCAATACGCGATCGCCGTAGCGTTGATTGAGTCAGGGACTGTCCAGCTTGGGATTTTGGGCTGTCCAGCGCTCACCCTCCCTGGATTGCCCCACGGCCTGATTATGAGTGCCATCCGAGGTCATGGGGTTGAAACCACCTGCCTACAGACGGGGAGAACTCAGCCCTGGACACCGCCCTCCCAGGGGCTTGTGCGTCTTGCGGAAAGTGTTGAAGCTGGCCATGGCAATCCTGATTTGCAACGACAGGTGGCCCGCCAAGCAGGCTGTCTAGAATCGCCTCTTGCCATGGATAGTCAGGCGAAATATGTGGCGATTGTGGGGGGACAAGCGGCGCTCTACATGCGATTACCCTGGGTTGCTCGCCCGGACTATCGGGAAAATATTTGGGATCATGCGGCGGGTAGTCTGCTGATTGAAGCCGCAGGGGGAACGGTGACGGACATGCACGGTAAACCCTTGAACTTTGGGCACAGTCCCCAACTGATGGATAACGCTGGGATTATTGCCAGTTTGGGAGTGGATCACGATCGGGTCATCTCAGCCCTCTCCAGAAGCTCAGGCAATACTCAAGGCCACTAG
- a CDS encoding BCD family MFS transporter encodes MASPAAPLPRITLLTMIRLGLFQMGLGMMSVLLFGLLNRILIKELGVPGTIASIVLAVTLFVAPSRIWFGQLSDTRPLFGLHRTGYVILGAVSFAVIAFLAVQPLWQMGLSLKSPGGWEAATVWIALSTFLFGLYGIAISASSTPFATLLVDITDEDQRSKVVAIDWAMLLMGTIAGGITIGVLLKKLGNDPTIEVLQASINRLFLIVPWVVVSLAVISTWGVEKKYSRFLHSPARQIAEEKMGLDRAWHILTASRQTRFFFTFLIAMTLGLFLQDAVLEPFGGDIFKLQAGETALLNVPYGVGTVIGILISGFIISPRIGKKKTAQLGCQAVALTLLGIIFAGTTANPGTLKICLFLFGLASGTTTTGAITLMLDLTAAETAGTFIGAWGLAQALARGLSTIVGGSLLDIGGRIFVADGARSLLAYGLVFVAQAGCMMAAVVLLSRVNVQEFRSNAKENITAVIASGD; translated from the coding sequence CCGCTGCCACGCATCACGCTTTTGACAATGATTCGTTTGGGGTTGTTCCAAATGGGTTTGGGCATGATGTCTGTACTGTTGTTCGGTTTGCTGAATCGCATTCTGATCAAGGAACTGGGCGTGCCCGGTACGATCGCGAGTATTGTCTTAGCTGTGACGTTGTTTGTTGCGCCGAGTCGAATTTGGTTTGGGCAACTGTCGGATACGCGCCCGCTGTTTGGGTTACATCGCACGGGTTATGTGATTCTGGGGGCTGTCAGTTTTGCGGTGATTGCGTTTTTAGCCGTGCAACCGCTGTGGCAGATGGGCCTGAGTTTGAAATCCCCCGGCGGTTGGGAAGCGGCTACGGTTTGGATTGCGCTTTCTACGTTTTTGTTTGGCTTGTATGGCATTGCCATTAGTGCGAGTTCGACGCCCTTTGCGACGTTGTTGGTGGATATTACCGATGAGGATCAACGATCGAAGGTGGTGGCGATCGACTGGGCCATGCTGTTGATGGGGACGATCGCGGGGGGTATTACGATTGGGGTTTTGTTGAAAAAGTTGGGGAATGATCCAACGATCGAAGTGTTGCAGGCCAGTATTAATCGCTTGTTTTTGATTGTGCCTTGGGTGGTGGTGTCGCTGGCGGTGATTTCCACTTGGGGCGTTGAAAAGAAATATTCCCGCTTTTTGCACAGTCCTGCACGGCAGATCGCGGAGGAGAAAATGGGCCTCGATCGGGCTTGGCATATCCTGACTGCGAGTCGGCAAACTCGGTTTTTCTTTACGTTTTTGATTGCGATGACGTTGGGATTGTTTTTGCAGGATGCGGTGCTGGAACCGTTTGGGGGTGATATTTTTAAACTGCAAGCGGGAGAAACGGCTTTATTAAATGTGCCCTATGGCGTTGGAACGGTGATTGGAATTCTGATTTCGGGGTTTATCATTTCACCTCGGATAGGTAAGAAGAAGACGGCGCAATTGGGTTGCCAAGCCGTGGCGCTGACGTTGTTAGGGATTATTTTTGCGGGAACGACAGCGAATCCTGGGACGTTGAAAATTTGTCTGTTCCTGTTTGGTTTGGCGTCTGGGACAACGACGACGGGAGCGATTACGTTAATGTTGGATTTAACGGCTGCGGAAACGGCGGGTACCTTCATTGGGGCTTGGGGTTTGGCGCAGGCGTTGGCGCGGGGTCTTTCGACGATCGTGGGGGGTTCGCTGTTGGATATTGGGGGTCGGATTTTTGTGGCGGATGGAGCGCGATCGTTGTTGGCTTATGGGTTGGTGTTTGTGGCGCAGGCGGGTTGCATGATGGCCGCAGTCGTGTTGTTGTCGCGGGTAAATGTGCAGGAGTTTCGCAGTAATGCGAAGGAGAATATTACGGCTGTGATTGCTAGTGGTGATTAG
- a CDS encoding alpha/beta hydrolase: MSHNPDWKSWIIGHWSWWRILRIPPLIYGTIAAYAYFLSDRQMFPAPAPSYTDTPEILKLSTPNQQQISALYLNHPTAQYTLLYSHGNGEDLGTIQPHLARLNQLGLRIFAYDYRGYGTSQGTPSETAAYEDIQTAYNYLTTHLKTPPQNIILMGRSIGSGPSVHLATQKPVAGLILESAFTSIFRVIVPFPLLPFDKFPNRDRLPQVRCPVLVIHGTQDSVIPFHHGQTLYTAANQPKTFLPIAGADHNDVSGIGGPQYWQGIQTFQQQLPAISTRHRLSPMKKPNPKQG, encoded by the coding sequence ATGTCCCATAACCCCGATTGGAAATCCTGGATTATTGGCCATTGGTCATGGTGGCGCATTTTACGCATTCCCCCACTGATCTACGGCACGATCGCCGCCTATGCCTACTTCCTCAGCGATCGACAAATGTTTCCTGCCCCCGCCCCCAGCTACACCGACACCCCCGAAATTCTCAAACTCTCTACCCCCAACCAACAGCAAATCTCCGCCCTCTACCTGAACCATCCCACCGCACAATACACCCTGCTCTACAGCCACGGCAACGGCGAAGACCTCGGCACCATTCAGCCCCACCTCGCCCGCCTCAATCAACTCGGCTTACGCATCTTTGCCTACGACTACCGAGGTTACGGCACCAGCCAAGGCACCCCCTCCGAAACCGCTGCCTACGAAGACATTCAAACCGCCTACAACTACCTCACCACCCACCTCAAAACCCCACCCCAAAACATTATCCTAATGGGTCGATCGATCGGTAGCGGCCCCTCCGTTCACCTCGCCACCCAAAAACCCGTCGCTGGCCTCATCCTGGAAAGTGCCTTCACCAGTATCTTCCGAGTCATTGTGCCCTTCCCGTTACTCCCCTTTGACAAATTTCCCAACCGCGATCGCCTGCCCCAAGTCCGCTGCCCGGTTCTAGTTATTCACGGCACCCAGGACAGCGTCATTCCCTTCCACCACGGCCAAACCCTCTACACCGCCGCCAACCAACCTAAAACCTTCCTCCCGATCGCTGGAGCCGACCACAACGATGTGAGTGGCATCGGCGGTCCTCAGTACTGGCAAGGGATCCAAACCTTCCAACAGCAACTGCCCGCCATCTCAACCCGTCACCGCTTGTCCCCAATGAAAAAGCCCAACCCCAAACAGGGTTAG
- a CDS encoding DUF2808 domain-containing protein, whose amino-acid sequence MSPHYFTRLTTIALLGGLLGLVGVGSSTRPISAVQLQDGMVYFKQPPSLVDAITTSTIANDWTATYYFTISLPATAGEPLQKVTITQAEGIDRVHFSTQHISAFAGQPRQLGQRFTIANADVDRAARTVTIEFDPALAPGQMVTIVLDPDRNPFSEGVYLFGVTAYPQGEKAHGQFLGYGRFHFYRGVGLFFR is encoded by the coding sequence ATGAGTCCTCACTATTTCACCCGCCTCACAACGATCGCACTCCTTGGAGGACTGCTGGGCTTGGTTGGGGTTGGCAGCAGTACAAGGCCGATCTCAGCGGTGCAACTGCAAGATGGTATGGTGTACTTTAAGCAACCGCCCAGTTTGGTTGATGCTATTACCACCAGTACGATCGCTAACGATTGGACGGCAACCTATTACTTCACGATCTCGCTTCCGGCCACCGCAGGGGAACCTCTACAAAAAGTTACTATTACCCAGGCAGAGGGGATCGATCGCGTCCACTTTTCAACCCAACATATCTCGGCCTTTGCAGGGCAACCCCGTCAGCTAGGGCAACGGTTTACGATCGCGAACGCCGACGTTGATCGCGCTGCCAGAACCGTGACGATCGAGTTTGATCCAGCCCTGGCTCCCGGACAGATGGTCACGATCGTCCTCGATCCCGATCGGAATCCTTTTTCTGAAGGGGTTTATTTATTCGGTGTCACAGCCTATCCTCAAGGCGAAAAGGCCCACGGCCAGTTTTTGGGCTATGGGCGTTTTCACTTTTATCGCGGGGTCGGGTTATTTTTTCGCTAG
- a CDS encoding COR domain-containing protein, producing MAHQFVFDCINLYNNPIEKPPLEIARQGNAAILNYYAQLAAQGKDYLYEAKLLIVGEGEAGKTTLAHKLLDPNCPLPHIDDRTRGIQVQTHSFPCRKHDRSDNPEAPNFHLNIWDFGGQEIYHATHRFFLSKRSLYILVADNRKDDTDFNYWLNILERFAGDSPLIIVLNEKGDIQRSLNRADLLSRYPDSIKAIIPINFKTHEESDRAKAEQRLKTIHNLIGQIEHCAQTLPHIGEAVPARWVDVRQAIEDDPRDYIYRTQFDELCQTHDITTSQNIDTLLSYFHDLGILLHYADNPHLRDRVILKPTWATNAVYRIFDNDTIKAKAGRFSRQDCTHIWNNSHDRHTHDVLIELMKNFRLVYEIDSSGQLVAPQLLPENTPPYDWDETHNSHMQFRYDAFMPKGIFWQFAVTLYRYIPNHDWVWRNGMIIRRGNTWAEIKEDLNLRQISLRLRGPSIAEFRAVIVDELDSISQSYHRLQYNKMIPCQCHQCKDSNHPHFFKYSRLKERQESGKKPTIECEISEADVSLNLLLEGFEVQQILATLPDKKGPEPTPPETHPPTMRTIKIFLASSSELKTDREQFEIFISRQNDYYLDRGIRLKLVIWENFLDAMSKTRSQDEYNKAIADCDVFVSLFYTKVGQYTEEEFITALETFKNSDRPLIYTYFKDAPINMSRITPEIMTLLNFKQKLSDMGHFYQNYVDINDLKHQFGEQLVKFLPQI from the coding sequence ATGGCTCACCAGTTTGTCTTCGATTGCATTAATCTCTACAATAACCCGATCGAAAAGCCGCCTCTGGAGATCGCTCGACAGGGCAATGCTGCCATTCTGAACTACTATGCCCAGCTTGCAGCCCAAGGGAAAGATTATCTCTATGAAGCCAAACTGCTGATCGTCGGTGAAGGCGAAGCAGGCAAAACCACCCTGGCCCATAAACTCCTTGACCCCAACTGCCCCCTGCCCCACATTGACGATCGCACGCGCGGCATCCAAGTTCAAACCCATTCCTTCCCCTGCCGTAAGCACGATCGATCGGACAACCCAGAAGCCCCCAACTTCCATCTCAACATCTGGGACTTTGGCGGCCAAGAAATCTACCACGCCACCCATCGCTTCTTTCTGTCCAAACGTTCCCTCTACATCCTCGTCGCCGACAACCGCAAAGACGACACCGACTTCAACTACTGGCTCAACATCCTCGAACGCTTTGCAGGCGACAGCCCCCTGATCATCGTCCTCAACGAAAAAGGCGACATTCAACGCAGCCTCAATCGCGCTGACCTGCTCAGCCGCTACCCCGACAGCATCAAAGCCATCATCCCCATTAACTTCAAAACCCACGAAGAATCCGATCGCGCCAAAGCCGAGCAGCGCCTCAAAACCATCCACAACCTAATTGGCCAGATCGAACACTGCGCCCAAACCCTCCCCCACATCGGAGAAGCCGTCCCCGCCCGCTGGGTCGATGTCCGCCAAGCGATCGAAGACGACCCCCGCGACTACATCTACCGCACCCAGTTCGACGAACTCTGTCAGACCCACGACATCACCACTAGTCAAAACATCGACACCCTCCTCAGCTACTTCCACGACCTCGGCATTCTGCTCCACTACGCCGACAACCCCCACCTGCGCGATCGGGTCATCCTCAAACCCACCTGGGCCACCAACGCCGTCTATCGCATCTTCGACAACGACACCATCAAAGCCAAAGCCGGACGCTTCAGCCGCCAAGACTGCACCCACATCTGGAACAACTCCCACGATCGGCACACCCACGATGTCCTGATCGAACTGATGAAAAACTTTCGTCTAGTCTACGAAATTGATAGCTCTGGCCAACTCGTCGCCCCCCAACTCCTCCCCGAAAACACCCCCCCCTACGACTGGGACGAAACCCACAACAGCCACATGCAATTTCGCTACGACGCCTTCATGCCAAAGGGCATTTTCTGGCAATTCGCAGTCACCCTCTATCGCTACATCCCCAACCACGATTGGGTCTGGCGCAACGGCATGATCATCCGCCGAGGCAACACCTGGGCAGAAATCAAAGAAGACCTGAACCTCCGCCAAATTTCCCTCCGCTTACGTGGCCCCAGCATCGCCGAATTTCGAGCCGTCATCGTCGATGAACTAGACAGCATCAGCCAGTCCTACCATCGCTTGCAGTACAACAAAATGATTCCCTGCCAATGCCACCAATGCAAAGACAGCAACCACCCCCACTTTTTCAAATATTCCCGTCTAAAAGAACGCCAAGAATCCGGCAAAAAACCAACGATCGAATGCGAAATTAGTGAAGCCGACGTTTCCCTAAACCTACTCCTAGAAGGCTTTGAAGTCCAGCAAATTCTAGCCACCCTCCCCGACAAAAAAGGCCCAGAACCCACCCCACCTGAAACCCATCCACCCACTATGCGAACCATTAAAATTTTTCTAGCATCCTCATCCGAACTAAAGACCGATCGAGAACAGTTCGAGATCTTCATTAGTCGTCAGAATGATTACTACTTAGATCGGGGCATTCGCTTAAAGCTCGTGATTTGGGAAAACTTTCTTGATGCCATGTCTAAGACGCGATCGCAAGACGAATATAACAAAGCGATCGCAGACTGTGACGTATTTGTTAGCCTGTTCTATACAAAAGTTGGGCAATACACCGAAGAAGAATTTATTACAGCACTGGAAACATTTAAGAATAGCGATCGGCCCTTAATTTATACCTATTTTAAAGATGCACCCATCAACATGAGTCGCATCACACCAGAAATTATGACTCTACTTAACTTCAAGCAGAAACTCTCTGACATGGGGCATTTTTATCAAAACTATGTAGATATCAATGACCTCAAACACCAATTTGGCGAACAGCTTGTCAAATTCCTACCCCAAATTTGA
- a CDS encoding phenylpyruvate tautomerase MIF-related protein, producing MPLIQVKTSATPDNPQVTGLLKHLSASLAKHTGKPESYVMTALEGGQPMTFGGTTDPTCYVEVKSIGSMTPQQTKAMSQDFCAQIEQALGVPANRIYIEFNDAKGTMWGWNGGTFG from the coding sequence ATGCCCCTCATCCAAGTAAAAACCTCTGCCACACCTGACAATCCCCAGGTCACGGGATTACTGAAACACCTCTCTGCTAGCCTTGCCAAACACACTGGTAAGCCAGAGTCCTATGTGATGACGGCGCTGGAAGGGGGACAACCTATGACCTTTGGCGGAACAACCGATCCCACCTGTTACGTGGAAGTGAAAAGTATTGGTTCCATGACACCACAACAAACCAAAGCCATGAGCCAAGATTTTTGTGCCCAGATTGAGCAAGCACTGGGGGTTCCCGCCAATCGGATTTACATTGAATTCAATGATGCCAAGGGCACTATGTGGGGCTGGAATGGCGGAACGTTTGGTTGA
- a CDS encoding TMEM165/GDT1 family protein, whose product MKAYSSGMTPLNLAPPKPTLDDQSRNTTAVPTSTAAPGVFNCFLSTFVTIFLAELGDKTQVATLLMSAQSHQPWVVFAGAASALIATSLVGVLIGRWLTKRLTPRTLELATGGILAVVATLLFIDIAGM is encoded by the coding sequence ATGAAAGCATATTCCAGCGGCATGACACCCTTAAACCTTGCACCGCCCAAACCCACCCTTGACGATCAGTCGCGTAACACCACAGCAGTTCCCACTTCAACCGCTGCACCGGGCGTTTTCAATTGCTTTCTGTCCACGTTTGTCACAATTTTTCTAGCAGAACTGGGCGACAAAACCCAAGTGGCCACCCTGCTGATGAGTGCTCAATCGCACCAGCCTTGGGTCGTTTTTGCAGGCGCAGCGTCCGCCCTCATTGCCACTAGTCTTGTCGGTGTTCTCATCGGTCGTTGGCTGACGAAACGGTTAACCCCACGCACCTTGGAATTGGCCACAGGGGGCATTCTTGCCGTCGTTGCAACATTGCTCTTTATTGATATCGCAGGGATGTAA
- a CDS encoding photosystem II reaction center protein Ycf12, translating into MDFLSAINFTVIFQLLTLFLIVVAGPVIVFLLFLRGGDL; encoded by the coding sequence ATGGACTTCTTGAGTGCAATTAACTTTACGGTTATTTTCCAGTTGTTAACTCTGTTTCTCATTGTTGTAGCAGGGCCGGTTATCGTGTTTCTGCTGTTTCTACGTGGTGGCGATCTGTAA